From the Streptococcus hyointestinalis genome, the window CCCCATGTCATCATTATGGATAATGCAGCTTTTCACCCCAAGAAACAACTAGATGAGCTTGCAGTGGCTAAGGGACACTATTTTCTTCCGCTTCCACCTTATTCCCCTGAACTCAATCCCATCGAACAGTTTTGGGCTACTCTAAAAAGAAAGGTGACTGAATTGTTAAGAACAGGTCGTTCTGTTCAGTCTGCTTTGGAATACTATTTTAAAACTAAATAACTATATAATAAAGGCAATTACCTACACAGGAGGCTATTATGACAGACCTTGATAAACAAATTTTACAAAAAGCGACAGGTGAGACAAGGCTCAATCCCGATGAGCAGCGTCGCTATTTCGGAACATTCAGAGAGCGGGTGGTTTTGACCATTGCGCTCCAAGAAGCTCAGACTGAGGGGATACAAAAGACCTTTTCCCAAGCTTTAGAGCGACTTTCACAGACCTTTTCGCCCCTTTCGGTCAAAATCTCGCCAAAATTAAGCACTGAAACGCAGATTTTTTATATGAAAAAAGCGCAGGATAAGGGATGTTCTGCCACTATCGTTGATGAAACTGCCGCCAACTCACCGTTTGGTATTATCGTCCACACGAATAAAGCAGAAAATATCGAGAGCACTGATTTTGCAGTGCAATTTCCAGATTTGTTGGAAGCAAAACCAACGCCACACCCTCAAAAAGAATCTTTTTTCAAAAAATTATTTGGTCACTAAGACAAAAAGCTGGTTCTACCAGCTTTTTTAGTTTAATGTCAACAGATTCGCGATATTTTGCGCTGTTCGTATGAGATTTTTTCCAGTTTTCTGAAATAAGATTTCCTGACTGCTTAGAGAGGGGATGATGGGAAAAGCTGCCGTGATGTTGCTAGCCGGAAAATCTGGCAAGTCATCAGCCAGACTGCCACAGATGGCAATAACTGGAATGTTTTGCGGCGTTCGCCTTGCGACACCGACTGGAGCTTTGCCAGACAGACTTTGTCGGTCCAAGCGCCCCTCGCCTACAATGACTAGATCCGCTTTTTGCACACGCTCATCAAAGTGTGAATAGTCAAGCACAGCGTCAATACCAGAGACAACTTGACCATTTAAAAAGGTCATCAACCCCGCTGCCATACCACCTCCTGCACCGCTACCAGATGCAGTGATAACAGCAGGATTAGCTTTTTGATAAAACTTGCACATCACCTCATCAACAGCTTTCATATCTGCTACTGGCAAGCCTTTTTGCCCACCAAAGACATAAGTCGCACCGTTTGGACCACATAAAGGATTGGTCACGTCAGTGATAATGGTTACTTTTAACTTTTTAAGTGCTTTGGGAACTTGACTGCCATCAATAACAGCGATTTTAGAAAGATTGTCACCGATAGCTTCTAGCTCTATCCCATTGGCCTCTAAAAAGCGATAGCCTAACCCTTTTGCCATGCCAATACCACCATCGTTGGTGCTTGACCCGCCAACACCAACCATAACCTCTGTGACACCCGCTTGACTCAGATGAACGAACATCTCTCCAACGCCTCGTGTGCTTAGCTGTAAGGGATTACGCTGTTTCTTAGAAACGAGCTCTAAACCGCAGATACTCGCCATCTCAAAGACGGCAAGATTGCCTAAAACCGCATAAGGCGCTTCTCGCTTATCTCCAAATGAATCGCTGACCAGGGCTGTTTTTGTAGTCATGTGGAGGTTGGTGCTAAGACTCGATAGAGTGCCCTCACCACCGTCACCAACAGGCAATAAATCAAAAGTTGCTTCTGAATAAACAGAGCTAAAACCGCTCGCTATCGCTTCTGCCACCTCTAGCGCAGACAAGCTCTCTTTGAAAGAATCCGGTGCTATGAGAATGTGCATACTGTCCTCCTTATCTGTCGTCCAAAATCGCAAGCACCTGCGTCAAGTCAGCTGTGTTAATTTGGTAAGGCGCTTGTTCTTTAACGATAGGTTTTGCACAAAAGGCAATACCAATGCCTGCTGTCTGAATCATAGGAAGGTCATTGGCACCATCTCCCATAGCGACCGTTTCAGACAGACCAAGTCCATTTTCACCTGCCCACTGCTCTAGGCAGTTTTTCTTAGTTTCTTTGGTCACAATATCGCCTAGGACACGTCCTGTCAGCTTGCCGTCCTTGACTTCTAGGCGATTGGCTTTGACATAGTCGATACCAAGCTCTTTGGCTAAGCTATCTACGGTCTCGTGAAAGCCTCCTGAGACCAAGCCAACCTTGTAACCACGTGCATGCAAGGTCTCAACCAGATCATGTGCTCCCTGTGTAAAGTGCATTTCCTGCAAGACATCCTCAAAAATCGTCTCAGGCAGTCCCTTTAGTAATGCTACACGCTCAAAAAGCGCTTGCCTAAAGTCCAGCTCGCCCCTCATAGCACGCTCTGTGATGTCTGCTACCTCACGCCCAACGCCCGCTTTTTCTCCCAATAGGTCAATCCCCTCTTCTCGAATCAAGGTAGAGTCCACATCCATCACTAACAATCCCTTAACGCTCATTTGCTTCCTCCTCGTTTATTGTATTATTATTTTACTTGAA encodes:
- a CDS encoding glycerate kinase → MHILIAPDSFKESLSALEVAEAIASGFSSVYSEATFDLLPVGDGGEGTLSSLSTNLHMTTKTALVSDSFGDKREAPYAVLGNLAVFEMASICGLELVSKKQRNPLQLSTRGVGEMFVHLSQAGVTEVMVGVGGSSTNDGGIGMAKGLGYRFLEANGIELEAIGDNLSKIAVIDGSQVPKALKKLKVTIITDVTNPLCGPNGATYVFGGQKGLPVADMKAVDEVMCKFYQKANPAVITASGSGAGGGMAAGLMTFLNGQVVSGIDAVLDYSHFDERVQKADLVIVGEGRLDRQSLSGKAPVGVARRTPQNIPVIAICGSLADDLPDFPASNITAAFPIIPSLSSQEILFQKTGKNLIRTAQNIANLLTLN
- a CDS encoding YueI family protein, which gives rise to MTDLDKQILQKATGETRLNPDEQRRYFGTFRERVVLTIALQEAQTEGIQKTFSQALERLSQTFSPLSVKISPKLSTETQIFYMKKAQDKGCSATIVDETAANSPFGIIVHTNKAENIESTDFAVQFPDLLEAKPTPHPQKESFFKKLFGH
- the serB gene encoding phosphoserine phosphatase SerB, encoding MSVKGLLVMDVDSTLIREEGIDLLGEKAGVGREVADITERAMRGELDFRQALFERVALLKGLPETIFEDVLQEMHFTQGAHDLVETLHARGYKVGLVSGGFHETVDSLAKELGIDYVKANRLEVKDGKLTGRVLGDIVTKETKKNCLEQWAGENGLGLSETVAMGDGANDLPMIQTAGIGIAFCAKPIVKEQAPYQINTADLTQVLAILDDR